One window of Brachybacterium ginsengisoli genomic DNA carries:
- a CDS encoding phytoene/squalene synthase family protein, with protein sequence MIRRRASADPGSRYDQVAHRSAGIVISGYSTSFGWAARLLDEPVRTHVRSIYALVRIADETVDDPDPTLSPAERSRLLEDLAAETARAVSGSRSTNLVVQAFAHTARRHGIGPALIDPFFASMRADLAVSAHDETSLAAYVHGSAEVVGLMCLRVFLSGDEDEFTRLAPHAIALGAAFQKVNFLRDLAEDRDQLGRSYVPGLTADELDDATRDRLLDDIDSDLELAAAALPHLPASSRRAVTAAHAFYSALSRRLRATPAHRIRTTRIRVPDHEKAVIMARALLRSRR encoded by the coding sequence ATGATCCGCCGGCGCGCCTCCGCGGACCCCGGCAGCCGCTACGACCAGGTGGCCCACCGCAGCGCCGGCATCGTGATCAGCGGATACTCCACATCCTTCGGCTGGGCGGCCCGACTGCTCGACGAGCCGGTGCGCACCCACGTGCGCAGCATCTACGCCCTCGTGCGCATCGCCGACGAGACGGTCGACGACCCGGATCCCACCCTCTCTCCCGCCGAGCGCTCCCGCCTGCTGGAGGACCTCGCCGCCGAGACGGCCCGCGCCGTCTCCGGCTCCCGATCCACCAACCTCGTCGTGCAGGCCTTCGCCCACACGGCCAGGCGGCACGGGATCGGTCCGGCGCTCATCGACCCCTTCTTCGCCTCCATGCGCGCGGACCTCGCCGTCTCCGCGCATGACGAGACCAGCCTCGCGGCCTACGTGCACGGCTCCGCCGAGGTGGTGGGGCTGATGTGCCTGCGGGTGTTCCTGTCGGGGGACGAGGACGAGTTCACCCGACTCGCCCCGCACGCCATCGCCCTCGGCGCCGCCTTCCAGAAGGTGAACTTCCTGCGGGACCTCGCCGAGGACCGCGACCAGCTGGGCCGCTCCTACGTCCCCGGCCTGACCGCGGACGAGCTGGACGACGCCACCCGCGACCGCCTCCTGGACGACATCGACTCCGACCTCGAGCTCGCGGCCGCCGCCCTGCCGCATCTTCCCGCCTCCAGCCGACGGGCGGTCACCGCCGCCCACGCGTTCTACAGCGCGCTGTCGCGCCGTCTGCGCGCCACCCCGGCCCACCGGATCCGCACCACCCGCATCCGCGTCCCCGACCACGAGAAAGCAGTGATCATGGCCCGTGCCCTGCTCAGGTCGCGCCGATGA
- the crtI gene encoding phytoene desaturase family protein, with protein sequence MSAPRAVVIGGGISGLATAALLARDGHQVELVEAGDQLGGRAGSWEQDGFRFDTGPSWYLMPEVFDHFFRLLGTSAAEQLDLRRLDPGYRVFFEEHPDPLDIHASAARNATAFEAIEVGAGRRLDEHLDSARRTYDMALEHFLYTSFTRRRNLLSPALVAHAPELLQLLAEPLERFVGRRFQDPRLRQILGYPAVFLGSSPDRTPSMYHLMSAMDLTGGVLYPQGGFAHLIDVIAALAEQEGARLRTSTRATRIITAPQPGRRRPRAVGVEVQDADGAVRTLAADVVVATADLHHVETTMLPPALQTYPERWWRRATSGPGAVLLLLGVAGTLPQLSHHTLFFTRDWQENFGAIRQGRVPSPASLYVCRPSATDPSAAPDGHENLFVLVPMPADPGLGRGGIDGAGSAQVEAIADEAIAQIAEKAGVPDLAERVVVRRTLGPAEFAADLGTWKGGMLGPAHTLRQSAFLRAGNASRKVESLLYAGSSTLPGIGLPMCLISAELVAKRLRGDDSASPLPEPAPGRAAADRARTADPGRTGAEA encoded by the coding sequence ATGAGCGCCCCGCGAGCCGTCGTCATCGGCGGCGGCATCTCGGGGCTGGCGACCGCAGCGCTCCTCGCCCGCGACGGCCACCAGGTGGAGCTGGTCGAGGCCGGCGATCAGCTCGGCGGCCGCGCCGGGTCCTGGGAGCAGGACGGCTTCCGCTTCGACACCGGGCCGTCCTGGTACCTGATGCCGGAGGTGTTCGACCACTTCTTCCGCCTGCTCGGCACCTCCGCCGCCGAGCAGCTGGACCTGCGGCGCCTGGACCCCGGCTACCGGGTGTTCTTCGAGGAGCACCCGGATCCGCTGGACATCCACGCCTCCGCGGCCCGCAACGCCACCGCCTTCGAGGCGATCGAGGTCGGTGCCGGCCGACGCCTGGACGAGCATCTCGACTCCGCCCGCCGGACGTACGATATGGCGCTGGAGCACTTCCTCTACACCTCGTTCACCCGCCGTCGGAACCTGCTCTCCCCCGCGCTCGTGGCCCATGCCCCTGAACTGCTGCAGCTGCTCGCCGAACCGCTCGAGCGCTTCGTGGGCCGACGCTTCCAGGATCCCCGCCTGCGGCAGATCCTCGGCTACCCCGCCGTCTTCCTCGGCTCCTCCCCGGACCGCACCCCGAGCATGTATCACCTGATGAGCGCCATGGACCTCACCGGCGGGGTGCTCTATCCGCAGGGCGGGTTCGCGCATCTGATCGACGTGATCGCGGCGCTCGCCGAGCAGGAGGGGGCGCGCCTGCGCACCAGCACCCGCGCCACCCGGATCATCACCGCCCCGCAGCCGGGCCGCCGTCGGCCCCGAGCCGTCGGGGTGGAGGTGCAGGACGCCGACGGCGCAGTGCGCACGCTGGCGGCCGACGTCGTGGTCGCGACCGCGGACCTCCACCACGTGGAGACCACCATGCTGCCCCCGGCCCTGCAGACCTATCCCGAGCGCTGGTGGCGGCGCGCGACCTCCGGACCCGGCGCGGTGCTGCTCCTGCTCGGCGTGGCGGGCACGCTGCCCCAGCTCTCCCATCACACCCTGTTCTTCACCCGTGACTGGCAGGAGAACTTCGGCGCGATCAGGCAGGGGCGGGTGCCCTCCCCCGCCTCCCTGTACGTCTGCCGCCCCTCGGCGACCGATCCGTCGGCCGCCCCCGACGGGCACGAGAACCTGTTCGTCCTGGTCCCGATGCCGGCGGATCCGGGACTCGGCCGCGGAGGGATCGACGGAGCAGGCTCCGCGCAGGTCGAGGCCATCGCCGACGAGGCGATCGCGCAGATCGCGGAGAAGGCCGGGGTCCCCGATCTCGCCGAGCGGGTGGTGGTGCGCCGCACCCTCGGACCTGCCGAGTTCGCCGCGGACCTGGGCACCTGGAAGGGCGGCATGCTCGGCCCCGCGCACACCCTGCGACAGAGCGCCTTCCTGCGGGCGGGCAACGCGTCACGGAAGGTCGAGTCCCTCCTCTACGCCGGCTCCAGCACGCTTCCGGGGATCGGACTGCCGATGTGCCTGATCAGCGCCGAGCTGGTGGCGAAGAGGCTGCGGGGCGACGACTCCGCCTCGCCGCTGCCGGAACCCGCACCGGGCCGCGCCGCAGCTGACCGGGCGCGGACAGCGGACCCCGGGCGGACGGGGGCCGAAGCATGA
- a CDS encoding lycopene cyclase domain-containing protein — translation MTAGVYLLTLLVPLLCMALLDARFRLVLWRAPRRAAIVLGAGIGLFLLWDLAAIASGHYRMGSGPWMTGIVLGPELPLEELVFITFLSYHCLVLWTLVDLLLTRRARAGTGEAAR, via the coding sequence ATGACCGCCGGGGTGTACCTGCTGACGCTGCTGGTCCCGCTGCTGTGCATGGCCCTGCTCGATGCGCGCTTCCGCCTGGTCCTGTGGCGGGCGCCCCGGCGCGCGGCGATCGTGCTGGGCGCGGGGATCGGCCTGTTCCTGCTGTGGGATCTCGCCGCCATCGCCTCCGGCCACTACCGGATGGGGTCCGGACCGTGGATGACGGGGATCGTGCTCGGCCCCGAGCTGCCGCTCGAGGAGCTCGTGTTCATCACCTTCCTGAGCTACCACTGCCTGGTGCTGTGGACGCTGGTGGACCTGCTGCTCACCCGGCGGGCCCGCGCCGGGACCGGGGAGGCGGCGCGATGA
- a CDS encoding lycopene cyclase domain-containing protein: MSYAALAALFLLPPLAVLVLAVLVRRPGRRWWLSTTITVGLLLVLTAVFDSLMISADLFRFAEEDLLGPRIGLAPIEDLAWPMAAGLLLPALWLLLSPREER; this comes from the coding sequence ATGAGCTACGCCGCCCTCGCCGCGCTGTTCCTGCTGCCTCCGCTCGCGGTGCTCGTGCTCGCTGTGCTGGTCCGCCGTCCCGGTCGACGCTGGTGGCTGAGCACCACGATCACCGTCGGTCTGCTGCTGGTGCTCACCGCTGTGTTCGACTCCCTGATGATCAGTGCGGACCTCTTCCGCTTCGCCGAGGAGGACCTGCTGGGACCGAGGATCGGGCTGGCCCCGATCGAGGACCTGGCCTGGCCGATGGCCGCCGGACTGCTCCTGCCCGCGCTGTGGCTGCTGCTGTCACCGAGGGAGGAACGATGA
- a CDS encoding prenyltransferase, whose translation MTIASSPPRAVRQLLGTSRPLSWINTAYPFAAAYLLAGGGLDVALVVGTVFFLIPYNLLMYGVNDVFDHDSDLRNPRKGGVEGIVLDRRVHRLTLWSAALLPLPFLAVLLPLGGAVAGLVLLVVLAAVVGYSAPGLRLKERPVLDSLTSSTHFVGPAAYGLALTGAPAGPTAAASLAAFFLWGMASHAFGAVQDVRPDRDAGIGSIATVLGAARTVRLALVLYAAAGLVMLATGWPAALAGLLCLPYLVSIWPFRTVSEEQSGLAHRGWRRFLVLNLVTGFLLTQLLITLMLTR comes from the coding sequence ATGACCATCGCGAGCTCCCCGCCCCGAGCGGTGCGCCAGCTGCTGGGCACCTCGCGCCCGCTGAGCTGGATCAACACCGCCTACCCCTTCGCCGCCGCCTATCTGCTGGCCGGGGGCGGTCTCGACGTCGCGCTCGTGGTGGGCACGGTGTTCTTCCTCATCCCGTACAACCTGCTGATGTACGGCGTGAACGATGTGTTCGACCACGACTCCGACCTGCGCAATCCGCGCAAGGGCGGGGTGGAGGGGATCGTGCTGGACCGGCGGGTCCACCGTCTCACCCTGTGGTCCGCGGCGCTGCTGCCGCTGCCCTTCCTGGCCGTGCTGCTCCCGCTGGGCGGCGCCGTCGCGGGTCTCGTGCTGCTGGTGGTGCTCGCGGCCGTGGTCGGGTACTCCGCGCCGGGACTGCGCCTCAAGGAGCGGCCCGTGCTGGACTCGCTGACGTCCTCGACGCACTTCGTGGGACCGGCCGCGTACGGGTTGGCGCTCACCGGAGCCCCGGCGGGTCCCACCGCGGCGGCCTCTCTCGCGGCATTCTTCCTCTGGGGGATGGCCTCGCACGCCTTCGGCGCGGTGCAGGACGTGCGGCCGGACCGGGACGCGGGGATCGGGTCGATCGCGACGGTGCTCGGCGCCGCGCGCACCGTGCGACTGGCCCTGGTGCTCTACGCCGCCGCAGGCCTCGTGATGCTCGCGACAGGATGGCCCGCCGCGCTCGCCGGGCTGCTCTGCCTGCCGTACCTGGTGAGCATCTGGCCGTTCCGGACGGTGAGCGAGGAGCAGTCGGGGCTGGCCCACCGCGGGTGGCGTCGCTTCCTCGTGCTGAACCTGGTGACGGGGTTCCTGCTGACCCAGCTGCTGATCACCCTCATGCTGACCCGCTGA
- a CDS encoding alpha/beta fold hydrolase: MTARPAHSDARDLTVLGGPVRLYTAGESGPPVLLLHGAMLDTAQGIWHDMVPALAAHHRVHVLDMPRHGASRPWSGWLGDEFYTRFLRELLDVLELEKVAIMGLSMGGGTGYRFALAHPERVSALIAVNPGGLGERRPYQLVTWLFTRAPGLLRATTWCMDRWPAMVRSSLTTHLSAGERTPGVERIVRLAVQEAREKERYGERALDDWQVDWYGPLRTRFGRLEEFSRLTVPTLWVHGAEDPLISREEMVAADAASPDSRFVEIPDAGHLLPYDQPARLAELALEHLARR; encoded by the coding sequence ATGACCGCACGCCCCGCCCACTCCGACGCCCGCGACCTCACCGTGCTCGGCGGCCCCGTGAGGCTGTACACCGCGGGGGAGTCCGGCCCTCCCGTGCTGCTGCTCCACGGTGCCATGCTCGACACCGCCCAGGGGATCTGGCACGACATGGTCCCGGCGCTCGCCGCCCACCACCGGGTGCACGTCCTCGACATGCCCCGCCACGGAGCGAGCCGGCCCTGGTCGGGGTGGCTCGGGGACGAGTTCTACACCCGCTTCCTCCGCGAGCTGCTGGACGTGCTCGAGCTCGAGAAGGTCGCGATCATGGGCCTCTCGATGGGCGGGGGCACCGGGTACCGCTTCGCCCTCGCGCATCCCGAGCGGGTCAGCGCGCTCATCGCCGTGAACCCCGGCGGCCTGGGGGAGAGGCGGCCCTACCAGCTGGTGACCTGGCTGTTCACGCGCGCGCCCGGCCTGCTGCGCGCCACGACCTGGTGCATGGATCGCTGGCCGGCCATGGTGCGGTCGAGCCTCACCACCCATCTCAGCGCCGGCGAGCGCACGCCCGGCGTCGAGCGGATCGTGCGCCTCGCCGTGCAGGAGGCCCGTGAGAAGGAGCGGTACGGCGAGCGGGCGCTGGATGACTGGCAGGTCGACTGGTACGGGCCGCTGCGCACCCGCTTCGGGCGCCTCGAGGAGTTCTCCCGCCTCACCGTGCCCACGCTCTGGGTGCACGGCGCGGAGGATCCGCTCATCTCCCGCGAGGAGATGGTCGCGGCCGACGCCGCCAGCCCCGACTCCCGCTTCGTCGAGATCCCGGACGCCGGGCACCTGCTCCCGTACGACCAGCCCGCGCGTCTGGCGGAGCTGGCCCTCGAGCATCTCGCCCGCCGCTGA
- a CDS encoding TetR/AcrR family transcriptional regulator codes for MPRPRLPERRRLLLAAARDLALAQGWPSTTIAQIAARAGVGKGAVYLEFPDRHALLDAVLTAAMHDLTSAVHRRCLDHPGLLDLPAVYRIGLEELLAEPLLRALHLGDGDVLGEHVREVGPVRYRARMDWLGQYIADLQDAGVLARDVDRDVLGRVLGMFTLGLLSAPTALGRITDEELRESVALFAQLVGRGLAPAQQADPEAARAAQLALLDRLTDQLRTQEQP; via the coding sequence ATGCCGCGACCCCGTCTGCCCGAGCGGCGCAGGCTCCTCCTCGCGGCCGCTCGCGACCTCGCCCTCGCCCAGGGCTGGCCCTCGACCACGATCGCGCAGATCGCGGCGCGAGCAGGGGTCGGCAAGGGGGCCGTCTATCTCGAGTTCCCGGACCGGCACGCGCTGCTGGACGCCGTGCTCACCGCGGCGATGCACGACCTGACCTCCGCGGTGCACCGGCGCTGCCTCGATCACCCTGGGTTGCTCGACCTGCCCGCCGTGTACCGGATCGGCCTCGAGGAGCTGCTCGCCGAACCGCTGCTGCGCGCCCTCCACCTCGGGGATGGCGACGTGCTCGGCGAGCATGTGCGCGAGGTCGGCCCGGTCCGGTACCGAGCGCGCATGGACTGGCTCGGGCAGTACATCGCCGATCTGCAGGATGCGGGGGTGCTCGCACGGGACGTGGACCGCGACGTGCTCGGGCGGGTCCTGGGGATGTTCACCCTCGGCCTGCTCAGCGCTCCCACGGCACTGGGACGCATCACCGACGAGGAGCTGCGGGAGAGCGTCGCCCTGTTCGCGCAGCTCGTCGGCCGCGGGCTCGCCCCCGCGCAGCAGGCCGATCCCGAGGCCGCCCGCGCCGCCCAGCTCGCCCTGCTCGACCGCCTCACCGACCAGCTCAGGACCCAGGAGCAGCCATGA
- a CDS encoding ArsR/SmtB family transcription factor has translation MSPIPPAHVRVDDAPDDEQIVAELTGLLAATSGIAELAERMTLLSDERRLRILFCLHAHPGVRSSDVARATGALDSTTSHALALLRDAGWVRAGRSGREVRYELADPVIHELLHSLGSDHLPGVHHAPGSADSDAGGADRAGGSDRAGGSAGSDRGDGAAHHR, from the coding sequence ATGAGCCCCATCCCTCCCGCGCACGTGCGCGTCGACGACGCCCCGGACGACGAGCAGATCGTCGCCGAGCTCACGGGACTGCTCGCCGCCACGAGCGGGATCGCGGAGCTCGCCGAGCGCATGACCCTCCTCTCGGACGAGCGCCGCCTGCGGATCCTGTTCTGCCTGCACGCCCACCCCGGGGTGCGCAGCTCGGACGTGGCCCGCGCGACGGGCGCGCTCGACTCGACCACCTCGCACGCCCTCGCCCTGCTGCGCGACGCCGGCTGGGTGCGGGCAGGGCGATCCGGACGCGAGGTGCGGTACGAACTGGCCGACCCCGTCATCCATGAGCTCCTGCATTCGCTCGGTTCCGACCATCTGCCCGGGGTCCATCACGCACCCGGGTCCGCGGACTCCGATGCCGGCGGGGCCGACAGGGCCGGCGGGTCCGACAGGGCCGGCGGGTCCGCCGGGTCCGACAGGGGCGACGGGGCGGCGCACCACCGCTGA
- a CDS encoding FecCD family ABC transporter permease: protein MYDHASDQGGGIIDAAQRTRIRRGTPTGRAAPPPSVASALAGDPLGLRARARRSSFLLLALAALVALSLLLCVGIGPVPLSPAVSVQVIAQHLGLPMPMTWSASTEAIVWSVRVPRVLMGAAVGACLAISGAALQAMVRNLLADPYILGVSGGASTGAAAAILFGAGAALGQYAQPVLAFVGALAAALAVFVIARANGRVTSLRLLLSGVAVGYALSAVTSLLIFSSDSAEGSRSVMFWMLGSLSLGQWNAFLAIAVLAALLGTAALTARAPLLDALAAGDGIAHGLGISPDRARIGFLVIVSLCTAAAVAGAGAIGFVGLVIPHLARRLVGSRHRVAIPASALLGAGFLVWADVIARLLLAPRELPIGVITAAVGAPFLLLLIRRSRTVDG, encoded by the coding sequence TTGTACGATCATGCAAGCGATCAGGGAGGAGGGATCATCGACGCCGCGCAGCGCACCAGGATCCGCCGGGGCACGCCGACGGGCCGGGCCGCCCCGCCGCCGTCGGTCGCCTCCGCGCTCGCCGGTGACCCCCTCGGACTGCGCGCCCGCGCCCGCCGCAGCAGCTTCCTCCTGCTCGCACTCGCCGCCCTGGTGGCGCTGAGCCTGCTGCTGTGCGTCGGCATCGGCCCGGTTCCGCTCTCCCCCGCCGTCTCCGTGCAGGTGATCGCGCAGCACCTGGGCCTGCCCATGCCGATGACCTGGTCGGCGTCCACCGAGGCGATCGTGTGGTCGGTGCGGGTGCCCCGGGTGCTGATGGGCGCCGCCGTCGGCGCCTGCCTCGCGATCAGCGGTGCGGCCCTGCAGGCCATGGTGCGGAACCTGCTCGCGGATCCATACATCCTCGGGGTCTCCGGCGGCGCCTCCACCGGAGCGGCCGCGGCGATCCTGTTCGGCGCCGGGGCGGCGCTCGGCCAGTACGCACAGCCCGTGCTGGCCTTCGTCGGGGCGCTCGCGGCGGCGCTGGCGGTCTTCGTGATCGCTCGCGCGAACGGACGCGTCACCTCCCTGCGCCTGCTTCTCTCCGGTGTGGCGGTGGGCTACGCGCTCTCGGCCGTGACCAGCCTGCTGATCTTCTCCTCGGACTCCGCGGAGGGCTCGCGCTCGGTGATGTTCTGGATGCTGGGCTCGCTCTCCCTGGGCCAGTGGAACGCCTTCCTCGCGATCGCTGTGCTGGCCGCGCTGCTCGGCACTGCGGCGCTCACCGCCCGGGCCCCGCTTCTCGACGCCCTCGCCGCGGGCGACGGCATCGCCCATGGCCTCGGCATCTCCCCGGACCGCGCCCGCATCGGATTCCTGGTGATCGTCTCGCTGTGCACCGCCGCTGCGGTGGCGGGTGCCGGAGCGATCGGCTTCGTGGGGCTCGTGATCCCGCACCTGGCACGGCGGCTGGTGGGCTCCCGGCATCGGGTCGCGATCCCGGCGAGCGCGCTGCTGGGCGCCGGGTTCCTGGTGTGGGCCGACGTCATCGCCCGGCTCCTGCTCGCGCCGCGCGAGCTGCCGATCGGCGTGATCACCGCGGCCGTCGGAGCCCCGTTCCTGCTGCTGCTCATCCGCCGCTCGCGCACCGTCGACGGCTGA
- a CDS encoding ABC transporter substrate-binding protein: protein MTSSTLRRRTLVAGLAGLLGLGATACSGDPAGGDRAEGQVDAAAGSFPVTVANCAEEVTLSAPPERVVLLDSAPVTILDGIGVLDRVVARAGSFPDGYFTDDLRTRLAQIPALSEDIDTTGHLQINQEVVIAQSPDLVLGLPDGITREGLRTAGAEALLPRTYCGDLGDRASFEALHAEIVSYGEAFGRTDDASSLVTSLEQRIGAVAAAPSGLSAAVLYASSGGGPLYAYGATSMATAQLDALGVENAFAGAAERVFEIGPEPLLAADPDLLIVLHEGTLTDEEVIAESLGTDRLAVLRAVQDSAVLPLLFNFSEPASPLVVDGLERIGSWIQARWGAE, encoded by the coding sequence ATGACCTCCTCCACGCTCCGCCGCCGCACCCTCGTCGCCGGGCTCGCCGGCCTGCTGGGCCTCGGCGCGACCGCCTGCTCCGGCGACCCTGCCGGCGGCGACAGGGCGGAGGGCCAGGTGGACGCGGCGGCGGGGAGCTTCCCCGTCACGGTCGCCAACTGCGCGGAGGAGGTGACCCTCAGCGCCCCTCCCGAGCGGGTGGTGCTGCTGGACAGCGCACCGGTCACGATCCTGGACGGGATCGGGGTGCTCGACCGGGTGGTGGCCCGGGCAGGGTCGTTCCCCGACGGCTACTTCACGGACGATCTGCGCACCCGCCTCGCGCAGATCCCGGCGCTCTCGGAGGACATCGACACCACCGGCCACCTCCAGATCAACCAGGAGGTGGTCATCGCCCAGAGCCCGGACCTCGTGCTGGGGCTGCCCGACGGCATCACCCGCGAGGGGCTGCGCACGGCCGGCGCCGAGGCGCTGCTGCCCCGCACCTACTGCGGCGACCTCGGGGACCGCGCGAGCTTCGAGGCGCTGCATGCGGAGATCGTCAGCTACGGAGAGGCGTTCGGTCGGACCGATGACGCCTCGTCGCTGGTCACCTCCCTGGAGCAGCGGATCGGCGCCGTCGCCGCCGCACCCTCCGGCCTGAGCGCGGCGGTGCTGTACGCGTCCAGCGGCGGCGGGCCGCTCTACGCCTACGGTGCGACCTCGATGGCCACGGCGCAGCTCGACGCGCTCGGGGTGGAGAACGCCTTCGCCGGCGCCGCGGAGCGGGTGTTCGAGATCGGCCCCGAACCGCTGCTCGCGGCGGATCCGGACCTGCTGATCGTGCTGCACGAGGGGACGCTGACGGACGAGGAGGTGATCGCGGAGAGCCTCGGCACCGACCGCCTCGCCGTGCTGCGCGCCGTGCAGGACTCCGCAGTGCTGCCCCTGCTGTTCAACTTCTCCGAACCGGCCTCCCCCCTGGTCGTGGACGGCCTGGAGCGGATCGGGTCCTGGATCCAGGCGCGATGGGGAGCCGAGTGA
- a CDS encoding ABC transporter ATP-binding protein: MNVVLDAVGLCHRFGTAEVLRGVDLRIHEGEMVGLVGPNGSGKTTALRVLHRDLVPDEGQVRLEGRDLATLSGRERARRIAVMAQESTGELPMTAADAVMLGRLPHRGLFGTTTRADDHLAAEALELAGAAHLARQDLATLSGGERQRVLLARALAQQPHLLLLDEPTNHLDIGAQHRTLQLVRAQGLTTLVVLHDLNLAARYCDRVVVLESGRIRAVGPPEEVLGADLVGELYTVAADRRTAADGIPQLLFRGRPVSR; this comes from the coding sequence GTGAACGTCGTGCTCGACGCCGTCGGCCTCTGCCACCGCTTCGGGACGGCGGAGGTGCTCCGGGGCGTGGACCTGCGGATCCACGAGGGAGAGATGGTGGGGCTCGTGGGGCCCAACGGCAGCGGGAAGACCACCGCGCTGCGAGTGCTCCACCGCGATCTGGTCCCGGATGAGGGGCAGGTGCGCCTGGAGGGTCGGGACCTCGCCACGCTCTCCGGACGGGAGCGCGCCCGACGCATCGCGGTGATGGCGCAGGAGAGCACCGGGGAGCTGCCGATGACCGCGGCGGACGCGGTGATGCTGGGTCGCCTGCCCCACCGCGGCCTCTTCGGAACCACCACCCGGGCCGACGACCACCTCGCCGCGGAGGCCCTCGAGCTCGCCGGCGCCGCCCACCTGGCCCGCCAGGATCTCGCCACCCTCTCCGGCGGCGAGCGCCAGCGGGTCCTGCTCGCGCGGGCGCTGGCCCAGCAGCCGCATCTGTTGCTGCTCGACGAGCCGACCAACCATCTGGACATCGGCGCCCAGCACCGCACGCTCCAGCTGGTGCGCGCCCAGGGCCTGACCACTCTCGTGGTGCTGCACGACCTGAACCTCGCCGCCCGCTACTGCGACCGCGTGGTGGTGCTGGAGTCGGGGCGGATCCGCGCCGTCGGCCCGCCGGAGGAGGTGCTCGGCGCGGATCTCGTGGGCGAGCTGTACACGGTGGCGGCGGATCGACGGACGGCGGCAGACGGGATCCCCCAGCTCCTGTTCCGCGGTCGGCCCGTCTCCCGCTGA
- the sbnA gene encoding 2,3-diaminopropionate biosynthesis protein SbnA, whose translation MTTPSSTAPIHLADASRQPRAAEPVLGISGAVGGTPLVRLDRLFPDSGVEILAKLESVNPGGSTKDRPALAMVRDALDSGRLAAGGTVVESSSGNLGVALARVCSVHGVRFVCVVDSRTNATTVATIRALGGEIDLVSEPDPVTGDLLTARFRRVEQLMEEIPGAVNLFQYGNPANPAAHAAGTMREIAESLDHRLDVMMAAVSTTGTIAGCTAYLREHRMDTRTVAVDAVGSVLFGGTPAPRPLPGLGAGLVTDISRTVSPDRVMRVEGLDCVVGARLLARREGILAGASTGGIVHALGSLVRELDPGTRLAFIVHDGGVPYLETVYDDDWVRGTLGADADAVDVATDALVTAARRG comes from the coding sequence GTGACCACACCATCGAGCACGGCCCCCATCCATCTCGCCGACGCTTCCCGACAGCCCCGCGCCGCGGAGCCGGTGCTCGGCATCTCCGGAGCCGTCGGCGGCACTCCGCTGGTGCGCCTCGACCGCCTCTTCCCGGACTCCGGAGTCGAGATCCTGGCCAAGCTCGAGTCGGTCAACCCCGGCGGCAGCACCAAGGACCGGCCGGCACTCGCGATGGTGCGCGACGCCCTGGACAGCGGTCGGCTCGCCGCGGGCGGCACCGTCGTGGAGTCCAGCTCGGGCAACCTCGGCGTCGCGCTGGCCCGGGTGTGCTCCGTGCACGGCGTGCGCTTCGTGTGCGTGGTCGACTCCCGCACCAATGCGACCACGGTGGCCACCATCCGCGCGCTCGGCGGCGAGATCGACCTGGTCTCCGAGCCGGATCCGGTCACCGGCGACCTGCTCACCGCACGGTTCCGGCGCGTCGAGCAGCTGATGGAGGAGATCCCCGGGGCGGTGAACCTGTTCCAGTACGGCAATCCCGCCAACCCCGCGGCGCATGCCGCCGGCACCATGCGGGAGATCGCGGAGTCCCTCGACCACCGGCTCGACGTGATGATGGCGGCGGTGAGCACCACCGGCACGATCGCGGGCTGCACCGCCTACCTCCGTGAGCACCGCATGGACACCCGCACCGTCGCGGTCGACGCCGTGGGCAGCGTCCTCTTCGGCGGCACCCCCGCGCCGCGTCCGCTGCCGGGCCTCGGCGCGGGGCTCGTCACCGACATCTCGCGCACCGTGTCCCCGGACCGCGTGATGCGGGTGGAGGGCCTCGACTGCGTGGTCGGCGCCCGCCTGCTGGCCCGCCGGGAGGGCATCCTCGCCGGTGCCTCGACCGGCGGCATCGTCCACGCCCTGGGCTCGCTCGTGAGAGAGCTCGACCCCGGCACGCGGCTCGCGTTCATCGTCCACGACGGCGGGGTGCCCTACCTCGAGACCGTCTACGACGACGACTGGGTCCGGGGAACCCTCGGGGCCGACGCCGACGCCGTGGACGTCGCGACGGACGCGCTGGTCACCGCAGCCCGCCGTGGCTGA